A part of Dehalococcoidales bacterium genomic DNA contains:
- a CDS encoding transposase, producing MKRILAHKIEIYPNNKAITYFVMCFGVARFAYNWALQICKKSLADKEKVPSGYDLSKLLNSIKREQYPWMYGVSKWVVQKSLYNLAEAFQRFFKKTSRFPKFKKRGVCRDSFYTGVGCFTVSGNHIKLPNIGWIRMSQGLRFPGKLLSVVISRTAGRFFASIQVEVDDTYVYPHACESQASVGVDLGVKDLVVLSDGQKFSNPKVLRYYERKLKRLQRQLSREQKGSKNRLKAKGILSRLHFRIRNIRRDYIHKLTSYLVENFLLIGIEDLNIAGMMKNHKLAKSISDASFCEIKRQLVYKSLLSGSRVEIVGRFFPSSKQCSVCGFRNENLTLSDRTWCCKDCGVVHDRDINAARNILKVAQGHWETKNACGEGVRLPRLRARGQSLMKQEGGISC from the coding sequence ATGAAGAGAATATTAGCCCATAAGATCGAGATCTATCCCAACAATAAAGCGATCACGTACTTTGTGATGTGCTTTGGGGTAGCGAGGTTTGCATACAATTGGGCACTTCAGATTTGTAAGAAATCTTTAGCTGATAAGGAAAAGGTTCCCTCCGGGTATGATTTGTCGAAGCTTTTGAATTCGATCAAGAGAGAGCAATATCCTTGGATGTATGGTGTGAGCAAGTGGGTGGTACAGAAGTCTTTGTATAATTTGGCGGAAGCATTTCAGAGATTTTTCAAGAAGACTTCGAGGTTTCCGAAGTTCAAGAAACGTGGAGTATGCAGGGATAGTTTCTATACAGGGGTGGGGTGTTTTACGGTATCCGGAAATCATATCAAGCTTCCGAATATTGGATGGATACGAATGTCTCAGGGGCTTAGATTTCCTGGGAAGCTATTGTCAGTGGTAATATCGAGAACGGCGGGGAGATTTTTTGCATCGATACAGGTCGAAGTAGACGATACCTATGTTTATCCTCATGCTTGTGAGAGCCAAGCAAGTGTAGGGGTAGATTTAGGGGTTAAGGATCTTGTTGTCTTGAGCGATGGTCAAAAATTCAGCAATCCGAAAGTTCTGCGGTATTACGAGCGAAAGTTGAAGCGGTTACAGAGGCAGTTATCGAGGGAGCAGAAGGGATCTAAGAATCGGTTAAAGGCGAAGGGTATATTATCGAGGCTTCATTTCAGAATTAGGAATATCCGTCGGGATTACATCCACAAGTTGACATCGTATCTGGTAGAGAATTTCTTATTGATTGGTATTGAGGATTTGAACATCGCTGGGATGATGAAGAATCATAAGTTGGCGAAGTCGATCTCGGACGCCTCGTTTTGCGAAATAAAGCGACAACTGGTATACAAGTCTTTGTTATCGGGATCACGTGTAGAGATCGTAGGCAGGTTTTTTCCTTCATCGAAGCAGTGTTCGGTTTGTGGTTTCAGGAACGAGAATCTGACATTGTCAGACAGGACGTGGTGTTGCAAGGATTGTGGAGTGGTTCATGATCGGGACATCAACGCTGCGAGGAATATTTTGAAAGTCGCCCAAGGGCATTGGGAGACTAAAAATGCTTGTGGAGAGGGTGTTAGACTTCCGCGCCTAAGGGCGCGGGGGCAGTCCTTGATGAAGCAAGAAGGCGGCATCTCGTGTTAA
- a CDS encoding helix-turn-helix transcriptional regulator has product MNDKRTVIQLGSDIEVAEIRVMRDYAPSSKCEQKRAIKHIESRLRSLLGKRDMLNKDMAQKAGLSPSAINQILSGISRPSLETLIKIANSLKVSLDWLCTGDE; this is encoded by the coding sequence GTGAATGATAAGCGGACAGTCATACAGCTCGGAAGCGATATTGAGGTCGCGGAAATACGGGTGATGCGGGATTACGCTCCAAGTTCTAAGTGCGAGCAAAAGCGAGCTATCAAACACATCGAGTCTCGACTCCGGAGTCTATTGGGGAAGAGGGACATGCTGAATAAAGACATGGCCCAAAAAGCGGGATTGAGTCCTTCGGCGATAAACCAGATATTGAGCGGCATCTCGAGGCCGAGCTTGGAGACGCTGATCAAAATAGCGAACAGCCTGAAAGTATCGTTGGACTGGCTGTGTACAGGGGATGAATGA
- a CDS encoding SGNH/GDSL hydrolase family protein: MRAIVLLLSVFFVASVASQSLPRRVIYFFGDSITAGRYPAFARGALTDSSGRPYIMEVFAKNGAQTGTVKHIMGTILDLDSIPKPTHVVIYAGVNDCVSDRPGQAAKAISNIGDMLYLAKHTRILVFKIHTDNECAWAINRWLDTVKLPGRVDVLSPKIGTRVHPTRADERKMAEAVVTAILGY; encoded by the coding sequence ATGAGAGCCATTGTCTTGCTTCTTTCTGTTTTTTTTGTTGCGTCAGTGGCTTCTCAGTCGCTTCCCCGGAGAGTCATATATTTCTTCGGAGACTCGATCACGGCTGGTCGGTATCCTGCGTTTGCACGGGGGGCGCTGACGGATTCCAGCGGCAGACCGTATATCATGGAGGTCTTTGCCAAGAACGGGGCTCAGACGGGCACTGTGAAGCATATCATGGGTACAATACTGGATCTGGATTCGATACCAAAGCCGACCCATGTTGTCATTTATGCGGGCGTGAATGATTGCGTTTCGGATAGGCCAGGTCAGGCAGCCAAGGCCATATCGAATATCGGGGACATGCTTTATTTGGCAAAGCATACTCGGATTCTTGTGTTCAAGATTCACACGGACAACGAATGTGCGTGGGCCATTAACAGATGGCTCGATACCGTGAAATTACCAGGAAGGGTCGATGTGCTGTCGCCCAAAATAGGGACGCGAGTGCACCCTACAAGAGCGGATGAGCGCAAAATGGCGGAAGCTGTCGTGACAGCTATATTGGGATATTGA